Proteins co-encoded in one Bacillus sp. FSL H8-0547 genomic window:
- a CDS encoding sigma-70 family RNA polymerase sigma factor gives MELTKNIDKDLVDEARKLRNEFTEIVSVYSTDLWNYCKYVTGSPWDGEDLYQETMIKSLGLLPQRWSDITDKKYYLFRVATNTWLDQCRKLKREVGSLDEVPEPNIDFSDRLFLEEILTSLESNLTPKQTTAFLLLDIFQFSAEEVAGIVQSTPGGVYSAVQRARRNIASIDFSKSDTRVNKHSQNETIQAYLEAFNNGDLDSMLSLFSEQAQNEAFFGFQEFSKKEMLKGSLRFGLPGHTAQEIILWGKPVIIVLTDHGREIHDIQMQEIENGKIVSHKSYFFRKEFILAAAEELGMKAQLVKPPVDWN, from the coding sequence ATGGAGCTAACAAAGAACATTGACAAGGATTTAGTGGATGAAGCTCGAAAATTAAGAAATGAATTTACAGAAATCGTTTCAGTATATTCCACAGATCTGTGGAATTATTGTAAATACGTCACTGGTTCCCCTTGGGACGGAGAAGATCTTTATCAAGAAACGATGATAAAGTCTTTAGGGTTACTTCCTCAAAGGTGGAGTGATATTACTGACAAAAAATACTACCTGTTCAGAGTTGCAACAAACACTTGGCTTGATCAGTGCAGAAAGCTAAAACGTGAAGTAGGGTCTTTAGATGAAGTACCCGAACCGAATATTGATTTTTCAGATCGTCTATTCCTGGAAGAAATCCTAACATCCTTGGAATCAAATTTGACTCCTAAACAAACAACAGCATTCCTGCTATTGGATATTTTTCAGTTTAGTGCAGAAGAGGTAGCTGGGATTGTCCAAAGTACTCCAGGAGGTGTCTATTCAGCTGTGCAACGTGCGAGAAGAAATATAGCTTCCATAGACTTTTCGAAATCCGATACTAGAGTGAATAAACACAGTCAAAACGAAACCATCCAAGCATACTTAGAAGCCTTTAATAATGGCGATTTAGATAGTATGTTGAGTTTATTTAGTGAGCAAGCACAAAATGAAGCGTTCTTTGGTTTCCAGGAATTTTCTAAGAAGGAAATGCTTAAAGGGTCTCTGAGATTTGGATTGCCCGGCCATACAGCTCAAGAAATCATCCTTTGGGGTAAACCAGTTATCATTGTTTTAACTGATCATGGTCGTGAAATACATGACATACAAATGCAAGAGATTGAAAATGGAAAAATAGTAAGCCATAAAAGTTACTTTTTCAGAAAAGAATTTATTTTAGCTGCAGCTGAAGAGCTTGGCATGAAGGCACAGTTAGTAAAACCACCAGTAGATTGGAACTGA